Genomic DNA from Pseudomonadota bacterium:
GCTCGAGGTGAGGGCCCCCTTTGACGGTCAGATCGCGACCCGCGCCGCCGAGCCTGGCGAGGTGGTGGCGGTGGGAACGGCGCTGGTCACGATGCTCGACATGAACGCCCTCTATCTGCGGGCGTTCATCCCAGAGGGTGACATCGGGCGTGTGAAGGTGGGGCAGGCGGCGCGGGTCTTCCTCGACTCCGATCCGCGCAAGCCTCTCGAGGCCTCCGTCATGCGCATCGATCCCAAGCTCTCGTTCACGCCGGAGAACACGTATTTCCGGAACGAGCGCGTCAAGCAGGTCATGGGCGTCAAGCTGCGCATCCTCGATGACGGCGGTGGGGCCAAGCCCGGGATGCCAGCAGACGGGGAGGTCTTGACCGATGGGGCCTGGCCTTCCCGCGAGCCCTGGCGATGACGGCCCTGCCATGCGCGTGATACAGGTTCGCGGTCTCACCCGGGCCTATGGCGACGTGCAGGCGGTGCGCGGCATCGATCTCGACGTTTTCGCCGGTGAGATCTTCGGGCTCATCGGACCGGACGGTGCGGGCAAGACCTCTACCTTCCATGTGCTGAGCGGCATCATGGATGCCTCTGGCGGGGACGTCGAGGTGCTCGGGAGGTCTCCCCGGCAGTCGCGTCACGAGGTGGGCTACCTTACGCAGGCGTTCAGCCTCTACCTCGATCTGAGTGTGTGGGAGAACCTGGTCTACATCGGGCGCATGCGTGGTCTCGGCGACACCGACATCGAGCTGCGCGGGCGTCGGTATCTCTCGCTGTTCGACATGGACCGCTTCCGGATGCGCCTGGCTGGCCGCCTTTCCGGTGGGATGAAGCAGAAGCTGGCCCTCGCGTGCGCGCTGGTGGCCGAACCGCGCCTGCTGCTTCTCGACGAGCCCACCACCGGCGTCGACCCTGTGTCTCGCAGAGAGTTCTGGGACACCCTGACCCACCTCTCCGACAGCGGTGTCACCGTGGTTGTTGCGACCCCGTATCTCGATGAGGCCGAACGCTGCGGCAGGGTGGCGTTCATGCACGAAGGGCGCATCCGGGAGTGCGGAACGCCTCGCGGGCTGCGTGCGTCGATGGGGCTGCGGCGCCTCGAGGTGCGAACCGCTGATCTGCGCCGGGCCGAACATGTGCTGGGGGGCATCGACAGTCTCGAAGATGTGCAGCGATTCGGCGATCGACTCGATGTCATGGTGGGTGACGCCGCAGACGGTGAAGCAGCGGTGAAACAGGCTCTGGGCGCTTCCACCGAGGTTCTGGTCTCCGAGCCCACCCTCGAGAACGTGTTCGTCGCAACATTGCGCGGGCTTGCCGAAGCGACGGTCGATGCCGTCGACAGCCCGCCCCCTGCAGCGTCTTCGTTCCCGGCTTTGCCCGGGGTCTCGGGGGGCGCGATATGGGCGGAGTGCCTGAGCAAGCAGTTCGGGGCGTTCGAGGCGGTGAGAGGGGTCGACCTCGAGGTGCGGCCGGGTGAGATCTATGGTCTTCTCGGCGCAAACGGTGCGGGCAAGACCACGGTGATCAAGATGCTGTGCGGCCTCCTCGACCCCACCTCTGGCCACGTGGGCCTGGCCGGCGCCCGCGACGCGGCGGTTCGCGACAGCGCGGTGCGTCAGCGGGTGGGCTACATGTCGCAGCGCTTCTCGCTCTACGACGACCTCACCATTGCGGAGAACCTCGAGTTCTTCGGGGGGGTCTACGGTCTCGACGCGGCGAGCGCGCGGATGAAGGCGGGGTGGGTGCTCGAGTTCAGCGGACTCACAGGACGAGAGGGCCTGATGACGGGCAGCCTGCCCGGCGGATGGAAGCAGCGGGTGGCTTTTGGTGCCGCCATCATGCACGAGCCGGCGGTGCTCTTCCTCGACGAGCCCACGTCGGGCGTCGATCCGGTCGCGCGACGCCATTTCTGGCGAATCATCAACCAGCTGGCCGACCGGGGCACGGCGATTCTCGTCACGACCCACTATCTCGAAGAGGCCGAGCAGTGCAACCGCCTGGGCATGATGGTGGCCGGCGCGCTCGTCGCCCAGGGCACGCCGTCAGCGCTCAAAGCGGCCCAGCCCGGTCATCTCGTGAGCCTCGTGACCGATGTCCCCCAGCGCGCCTGCGAGGTGCTTCGCGCAGACCGCGAGCGCTGGCGGGTCTCGCTCTTCGGCGATCGCCTGCACGTGATTGACGATGAATCGCCAGATCTGCTCATCCGGCGGGTCTCGGAACAGCTCGAGCGCGCCGGGATATCGGTCTTGTGCGCTTCGCGGGAGTCTCTCTCCCTCGAGGACGTCTTCATTGCCATCGTCGAGCGATCGAATCTCGATGGAAGGCGGGTGGAGGACGCGTGAGGGGATTTGCTGACACGCGTCGCATCGGGGCACAGGTGCGCAAGGAGCTCACCCAGATCGTGCGCGATCGCACCGCGCTCGTGCTTGCCATGGTGCTGCCGGTCATCCTGCTCACCGTGCTCGGCAATGCCATCTCCCTGTCAGTGCGCGACATTCCGATCATCGTCCAGGATCTCGATGACTCTCCCGCGTCACGCAGCCTCATCGAGGCATATCGCAGCTCGCTCACGTTTCGCGTGGTGCCCTGGCCGGTCGAGCGCGCGCCGGTCCGGGCGCTCGAGGAGAACACGGCGCGGGGGGCCGTCATCATCCCCGAGCACTTCTCCCGCGATCTGGCACGTGGCACGCCCACCGACATCGAGGTGCTCGTCGACGCCACCGACGCCAACACCGCAAACATCCTGAGGGGCAAGCTCAGCGCCATCACCGCGAGCTTTGCGGCCGATCGGGCGCACGCCCGGCCGCAAGGCGT
This window encodes:
- a CDS encoding ABC transporter ATP-binding protein, giving the protein MGPGLPASPGDDGPAMRVIQVRGLTRAYGDVQAVRGIDLDVFAGEIFGLIGPDGAGKTSTFHVLSGIMDASGGDVEVLGRSPRQSRHEVGYLTQAFSLYLDLSVWENLVYIGRMRGLGDTDIELRGRRYLSLFDMDRFRMRLAGRLSGGMKQKLALACALVAEPRLLLLDEPTTGVDPVSRREFWDTLTHLSDSGVTVVVATPYLDEAERCGRVAFMHEGRIRECGTPRGLRASMGLRRLEVRTADLRRAEHVLGGIDSLEDVQRFGDRLDVMVGDAADGEAAVKQALGASTEVLVSEPTLENVFVATLRGLAEATVDAVDSPPPAASSFPALPGVSGGAIWAECLSKQFGAFEAVRGVDLEVRPGEIYGLLGANGAGKTTVIKMLCGLLDPTSGHVGLAGARDAAVRDSAVRQRVGYMSQRFSLYDDLTIAENLEFFGGVYGLDAASARMKAGWVLEFSGLTGREGLMTGSLPGGWKQRVAFGAAIMHEPAVLFLDEPTSGVDPVARRHFWRIINQLADRGTAILVTTHYLEEAEQCNRLGMMVAGALVAQGTPSALKAAQPGHLVSLVTDVPQRACEVLRADRERWRVSLFGDRLHVIDDESPDLLIRRVSEQLERAGISVLCASRESLSLEDVFIAIVERSNLDGRRVEDA
- a CDS encoding ABC transporter permease; amino-acid sequence: MRGFADTRRIGAQVRKELTQIVRDRTALVLAMVLPVILLTVLGNAISLSVRDIPIIVQDLDDSPASRSLIEAYRSSLTFRVVPWPVERAPVRALEENTARGAVIIPEHFSRDLARGTPTDIEVLVDATDANTANILRGKLSAITASFAADRAHARPQGVVTADVRLWYNPGRQDASFIGPGALVVTLSLLPPLIAALATSRERERNTILQVYVSGVSAFDYVAGKVVAFVLIAYGGAGILIG
- a CDS encoding HlyD family secretion protein, which produces LEVRAPFDGQIATRAAEPGEVVAVGTALVTMLDMNALYLRAFIPEGDIGRVKVGQAARVFLDSDPRKPLEASVMRIDPKLSFTPENTYFRNERVKQVMGVKLRILDDGGGAKPGMPADGEVLTDGAWPSREPWR